The Coraliomargarita sinensis genomic sequence GCCTTCGACCAGGAACTTTTTGGGCCGGTTGCGGCGATCGCCCGAGTCCCCGATGAGGCGACGGCCATTGAATGGGCGAACGCCAGCAATTATGGACTCGGCGGGGCCTTATTTACAGCGGATATCAAGCGGGCCCACGAACTCGCCGCGCAACTTGCAGTCGGCTCTGTTGCCATCAACGACTTCGTCAAAAGTGATCCGCGCCAACCCTTCGGCGGAATACGAGAATCCGGTTACGGGCGGGAACTCGGTCCGCAGGGGATTTACGAGTTTTCCAACCGGAAGACCGTGGTGTATCCAGAAGATTAAAGGTTTTGCGGCTGCGTAAACTCCGTGAATGGCCTTCTCGGTCGAGCTATTTCTGCGTAGCTTTTGTTGGCATCCGGGGCGGGGTTGATGCGCTGTCAGCCCGACTTGATGGTTGCCTGGAACGATGAGAAGGGTATGCTAATATCATGCACAAGTTCCTAGCAGAAACTCAGGGAGACTTCGCTGCCGTCGAATGCTCCGAAAAACTAACGGATATCGACTTCCAGGTGATCACACCCGAACTGGAAACGCAGATCGAGGAGTATCATAAGATTGCCCTGTTTTTGGAGTTGAAGAATTTTCACGGCTGGACCGGGAGTGCTCTCTGGGCGGATACCAAGTTTGATCTGAAGCATCACAATGATTTTACCCGTATCGCTATCGTGGGGGATAAAAAATGGGAAGAATGGCTCTCGAAACTGTGGAAACCTTTTACCTCGGCAGAGCTTCGTTATTATGAAGCCTCAGAGCGGAAAATGGCGATGAGTTGGGCCTCGGGAGGTCGTTTCTGACTTGCCGGCCCGTCGCCGCGTCCAGCCCGGGCAAAGGTTTGTACTTGCCTTACCCGGTCGCCGGACAGCTTACTCTTTGATCATGAAATTGAAGGAGATGTTGCTGTGCTTGCTGGTGGCGCTTCCACTGATGGCATGTGCCGCCGGGCAAAAG encodes the following:
- a CDS encoding STAS/SEC14 domain-containing protein → MHKFLAETQGDFAAVECSEKLTDIDFQVITPELETQIEEYHKIALFLELKNFHGWTGSALWADTKFDLKHHNDFTRIAIVGDKKWEEWLSKLWKPFTSAELRYYEASERKMAMSWASGGRF